TGACATTAGTTGTCTTAGCAACTATTATATTAAAAATTATGTAGCAAGCTTTAAACTTACTACAACATTAATAGACTTGAATATAGTTGCTGCGACAATTATATTCATAAAAAAATTAACTGTCAACTTTAAATTCATGGGGAAAAGTCATTGGGATAAAGAAAAGCCACCAATATTGGCAGCTTCATTTTATCGCTAATAAAAATTAGTTACTTCAGCTATAAATCCTTCACATTATTATACATTACAGTAAGAATTCTTCTAAATGTTTCGACCTCTTCTTCAGATAATCCCTTGATTGTATTCTTGTATGCTTCCAAGGATGGCTCAAGTATTTCGTCTTTTATTTCACTGCCTTTTGGTGTTAAATACACACGTAACGATCTTCTATCTGTTTCATGGACAACACGATAAATAAATCCCTTTTTCTCTAATTTAAATAACATGCGTGCAATGTTTGTTTGATCCTTATGAAGTCTTTCAGCAATTTCCTTTTGGGTAATTCCTTCTTTTTCCCAAAGAATAACAAGTATTTCCCATTGGTCCACTGTAATATCAAACGGATTAACCACTTTTTGATAATAATTATTTAATTTTAGTGCTGCTCGTTGCACATTCACACCAATATATTTTTCTAATTCCAATATAATTCTCCTATATACTAGTTATGATTATAGTTGTTACGACTATTATAGTCATGTTATTTTCTAGCGTCAACGCCTGTAATACAAAAGGCAGACTATTAAAACCCTCCAAACAAAATTTATTTTCCTCTGCAGGATGTTGAGTGGGTTATATTATTGGTAAATATATACCTTTTGTAATATTTAATTGTATGAATATTGTATTCTTGACATGCATTTGCAAATCTAAAGTTCGAATCGAGATGTTCTTAACTCTTCCTGAGCGGTTTTCTTCTTACTCCGAGCGATTTCTGACTCTTCCTGAGCGGTTTTCTTCTTACCCTGAGCGATTTCTGACCCTTCCTGAGCAATCTTCTTCTTACCCTGAGCGATTTCTGACCCTTCCTGAGCAATCTTCTTCTTACCCCGAGCGGTTACTGACCCTTACTGAGCGATTTTCTTCTTACCCCGAGCGGTTACTGACCCTTCCTGAGCGATTTTCTTCTTACCCCGAGCGGTTACGGATCATTCCTGAGCGATTTTCTTCTTACCCAGAGCGATTTCTGACCCTTCCTGAGCAATCTCCTTCTTACCCCGAGCGGTTACTGACCCTTCCTGAGCAATCTTCTTCTTACCCCGTGCGGTTACTGACCCTTCGATGTTAAGTGAAAGTATTTAGTTTTCATATAAAAATAAGCCTTACCAATCCAGCTACATTACGACTAAGATTTTTCCGACAAAATATAGCATTTCCAATTATCGCCCTCCACTAATATTTATAATTTCTCCTAGGATATAATTTGAAGCATCGGAGGAAAGGAAGGCGATTACCTCTGCTATTTCCATAGGTGTTGCAGCCCGTTTAATAGGTACAGATGAAGCCATTCGCTCAAGTCGATTATCGTCAGGAGCAAATTTATCGTGAAAAGGTGTCTCCACCATTCCAGGTGCTACCCCATTCACGATTATTCCATAGTCAATTAGCTCTCTGGACATTCCTATTGTCATTGTATTGATCGCCCCTTTAGCAGATGCGTAATGAATACTTTCTCCTGCCCCTCCAATTCGTGCAGCCGCTGATGAGACATTAATGATTTTTCCACCTTTTTTAGGAATCATATGTCTTAATACAGCTTGAGAGCAGAAGAGAACACTATTAACATTTAATTTGAACGTTTCTTCCCACAGCTCTTTGCTCATATCCATAAATGTACTTTGACGGACACCACCCCCAGCATTATTAATTAAAACGTGAATTGTGCCAAATGAAGAAATAGCTTGTTCAACCATTGAATCCACTTCTTCTTTATTCCTCACATCAGCTTGAATTGCAATAGCCTCTCCACCCTTTTCTTGAATACGTTGAACGGCTTCCATGGCACCTTTCACATTTGAATGATAATTAATAATTACTTTAGCTCCTTTTGATGCCATCAACTCAGCCGTGGCAAGCCCAATACCTGAGCTAGCGCCTGTGACAAGAATAACTTTTCCTGATAAGTTATGCATAGCTTCCCTCCTAGTTTTAATAGTCAATTCTACATTTTACAACGTTAAACCTTTTAAATAAGATTTATATATATGAAAAAATCAGGTTTTTGTTAGATGTTCTGTGTTTCTTATTGAGCGAACCTGCCCATTAGCCCAATCAGAATGAAAGAGTTAAAAAACTTAATTATCACTTAATACGAAAAGTTTTTTCCTCGCATCATTACGACTTTGTAGGCAAAAAAAAATCGCCTACAAGGTTATTGGATACCTTGAGGCAATTTTTGTGAGCTTATTTTAAATTATAAAATGAATGTAAGCCTAAATATTCAGCTGTTGCACCAAGCTGGTCTTCAATGCGAAGAAGTTGGTTGTATTTAGCTACGCGGTCTGTACGTGATGGAGCACCTGTTTTAATTTGACCTGCGTTTGT
This genomic stretch from Lysinibacillus pakistanensis harbors:
- a CDS encoding SDR family NAD(P)-dependent oxidoreductase, encoding MHNLSGKVILVTGASSGIGLATAELMASKGAKVIINYHSNVKGAMEAVQRIQEKGGEAIAIQADVRNKEEVDSMVEQAISSFGTIHVLINNAGGGVRQSTFMDMSKELWEETFKLNVNSVLFCSQAVLRHMIPKKGGKIINVSSAAARIGGAGESIHYASAKGAINTMTIGMSRELIDYGIIVNGVAPGMVETPFHDKFAPDDNRLERMASSVPIKRAATPMEIAEVIAFLSSDASNYILGEIINISGGR
- a CDS encoding MarR family winged helix-turn-helix transcriptional regulator; translation: MELEKYIGVNVQRAALKLNNYYQKVVNPFDITVDQWEILVILWEKEGITQKEIAERLHKDQTNIARMLFKLEKKGFIYRVVHETDRRSLRVYLTPKGSEIKDEILEPSLEAYKNTIKGLSEEEVETFRRILTVMYNNVKDL